From one Brachypodium distachyon strain Bd21 chromosome 4, Brachypodium_distachyon_v3.0, whole genome shotgun sequence genomic stretch:
- the LOC112268553 gene encoding putative disease resistance RPP13-like protein 3 — translation MDLKRSKRFRKKIANFFKKGKTRYQIANKIQDIKVRLREVADLHDRYKVDDVRANPAATNTVDPRIMALFKDQKELVGIEEPRNEVIKRLMMEGDDDGLLSSRMQLKILSIFGFGGLGKTTLAKAVYDMQQSNFVCKAFVSVGQNPSLKKVFMDILLQVDEAESSSNASMLNEEQLIRKLRGFLENKRYLIVIDDIWDNSSWHMMKCVLVDSNCGSRIITTTRIFEVAEEAGDVYKQKPLSSATSKELFYTRLSIGKCKITYGQPIEISEKILQKCGGVPLAIITIASMLASKPWEDWSEVYDSIGFGDRANIHVDNTRKILLYSYYDLPCYLRACLLHLSIYLEDHEIRKDTLCNIPKFQTFTCALHP, via the exons ATGGACCTGAAGAGATCCAAGAGATTCAGAAAAAAGATCGCCAACTTCTTCAAGAAAGGCAAGACCCGTTATCAGATCGCCAACAAGATCCAAGATATCAAGGTTCGACTCAGGGAGGTGGCTGACCTGCATGACCGATACAAGGTCGACGATGTTCGTGCTAATCCAGCTGCCACGAACACCGTTGATCCTCGTATCATGGCTCTGTTCAAGGATCAGAAAGAGCTCGTGGGCATTGAGGAGCCAAGGAATGAGGTAATCAAGAGGCTGATGATGGAAGGGGATGATGATGGTTTGTTGAGCTCCAGGATGCAACTCAAGATACTCTCCATCTTTGGATTTGGAGGACTTGGCAAGACAACTCTTGCCAAAGCAGTCTATGATATGCAACAATCAAATTTTGTTTGCAAGGCTTTTGTTTCAGTGGGTCAGAATCCTAGTCTGAAGAAAGTTTTCATGGATATTCTCCTCCAAGttgatgaggcagagtctagTTCGAATGCATCCATGTTGAACGAGGAGCAACTCATCAGAAAGCTCCGAGGATTTCTTGAGAACAAGAG GTACCTCATCGTCATTGATGATATATGGGACAATAGTTCATGGCATATGATGAAATGTGTATTGGTTGATAGTAACTGTGGAAGTAGAATAATCACAACCACTCGTATTTTTGAAGTTGCCGAAGAGGCGGGCGATGTTTACAAGCAAAAGCCACTTTCTTCTGCCACATCCAAGGAATTATTCTATACAAGATTATCTATTGGTAAATGCAAGATTACTTATGGTCAACCGATTGAGATATCTGAAAAGATTTTACAGAAATGTGGTGGTGTGCCGTTAGCTATCATCACAATAGCTAGTATGTTGGCCAGTAAACCATGGGAGGATTGGTCTGAGGTGTATGACTCTATTGGTTTTGGAGACAGAGCTAACATACACGTCGATAACACAAGAAAGATATTGCTATATAGCTACTATGACCTGCCTTGTTATCTAAGGGCATGTTTGTTGCACCTCAGCATATATCTTGAAGATCATGAGATTCGGAAAGACACtttgtgtaacatcccaaaatttcaaacctttacatgtgcattgcatccatga
- the LOC100844011 gene encoding putative disease resistance protein At1g50180, with the protein MELATGAMSSLLPKLVELIEGEYKLQTGVKKDVESLSRELESIEVALAKVTEVPLDQRDKQVRLWATNVKQLSYEMEDIVDSFMVRVEGSEPDADLKRSKRFRKKIANFFKKGKTRHQIADKIQDIKVRVKEVADLRDRYKVDDVHANQAATNTIDPRMINLFKDQKELVGIEEPRKDLIKRLMEGGDVVSNSKLQLKIVSIFGFGGLGKTTLAKAVYDKLQEEFVCKAFISVGQKPNLRKFSWIFFANLTRTPI; encoded by the coding sequence ATGGAGCTCGCAACGGGTGCCATGAGCTCACTCCTCCCCAAGCTCGTCGAGCTCATCGAGGGAGAGTACAAGCTGCAGACCGGCGTGAAGAAAGATGTCGAGTCTCTGTCAAGGGAGCTGGAGAGCATCGAGGTTGCTCTTGCCAAGGTCACTGAGGTGCCACTGGACCAGCGGGACAAGCAGGTCCGGCTCTGGGCTACCAATGTCAAGCAGTTGTCGTACGAGATGGAGGATATCGTCGACAGCTTCATGGTGCGCGTCGAGGGCTCCGAGCCAGACGCGGACCTGAAGAGATCCAAGAGATTCAGAAAAAAGATCGCCAACTTTTTCAAGAAAGGCAAGACCCGTCATCAGATCGCTGACAAGATCCAAGATATCAAAGTTCGAGTCAAGGAGGTAGCTGACTTGCGTGACAGATATAAGGTCGACGATGTCCATGCTAATCAAGCTGCCACAAACACCATTGATCCTCGCATGATTAATCTGTTCAAAGATCAGAAAGAGCTCGTTGGCATTGAGGAGCCGAGGAAAGATCTAATCAAAAGGCTGATGGAAGGGGGTGATGTTGTGTCCAACTCCAAGCTGCAACTCAAAATAGTTTCCATCTTTGGATTTGGAGGACTTGGCAAGACGACTCTTGCCAAAGCAGTCTACGACAAGCTACAGGAGGAATTCGTTTGCAAGGCTTTTATTTCGGTGGGTCAAAAGCCTAACTTAAGAAAGTTTTCATGGATATTCTTCGCCAACTTGACAAGAACTCCTATTTGA
- the LOC100831904 gene encoding uncharacterized protein LOC100831904, translating to MEKVSASVQSWVGQHKLATAGAAACATAAACGGRRGRLAAAGAAASLAGAAAARRYYCYSRGKQAEEVSGMELDFYSQLPPATAEDGQENERWSY from the exons ATGGAGAAGGTGAGCGCGTCGGTGCAGTCCTGGGTCGGCCAGCACAagctcgccaccgccg gggcggcggcgtgcgcgacggcggcggcgtgcggggGCCGGCGCgggaggctggcggcggcaggggccgCGGCGTCGctcgcgggggcggcggcggcgcgccggtaCTACTGCTACAGCAGGGGGAagcaggcggaggaggtgaGCGGCATGGAGCTCGACTTCTACTCGCAgctgccgccggccaccgccgagGACGGCCAGGAGAACGAGCGCTGGAGCTACTGA
- the LOC100832200 gene encoding uncharacterized protein LOC100832200, giving the protein MATTLLASACSPYPLAPPLSKTLNPTSKPLHPPALCLPRLTVPSPLRLLLPRRGRRDVSAAAYGDGGDMDDDFGDAGDFDLDGDDGVGDDEDLDNEQDYDVDYDRLLAPVKPPRPRGAGGEDGEGQGDIAMVSADSFVSTRESASDTVVDYTVDEDEFHKISLLHCDFFIRKVPDPDHDVYDFREMYVTQPDTDVYSIPRVLAPMPQKYVRCAKKNYGRYNVTEPPVEHLRDPLYKTEREIMKVFLTKHYRNRRFNDPDFFLDFEEIYVIDSKTRSITRAKVVVNVPEGKKRDRRNDLLLIRDGGESFRITDKTQRDDATTIIQREEWKKSRQDVEKHFRKLRDFDYSNWF; this is encoded by the exons ATGGCGACCACTCTGCTCGCTTCCGCCTGCTCTCCCTATCCACTCGCGCCCCCGCTTTCCAAAACCCTAAACCCCACCTCCAAGCCGCTTCATCCCCCCGCCCTCTGCTTGCCCCGCCTCACCGTGCCATCgcccctccgcctcctcctcccccgtcgcgggcggcgggacgtgtcggcggcggcgtacggcgacggcggcgacatGGACGACGACTTCGGCGACGCGGGCGACTTCGACCTCGACGGGGACGACGGCgtgggcgacgacgaggacctCGACAACGAGCAGGACTACGACGTCGACTACGACCGCCTCCTCGCCCCCGTCAAGCcgccgcgtccccggggagccGGGGGCGAGGACGGGGAGGGCCAGGGCGACATCGCCATGGTCTCCGCCGACAGCTTCGTGTCCACGCGGGAGTCCGCCTCCGACACCGTCGTCGACTACACCGTCGACGAGGACGAGTTCCacaagatctccctcctccactGCGACTTCTTCATCCGCAAGGTGCCCGACCCCGACCACGACGTCTACGACTTCCGAGAG ATGTACGTCACGCAGCCCGACACCGACGTCTACTCCATTCCGAGGGTTCTTGCCCCGATGCCACAGAAG TATGTGAGGTGCGCGAAGAAAAACTATGGCCGCTACAATGTAACTGAGCCACCGGTTGAGCATTTGCGCGACCCCCTATACAAGACAGAGAGGGAGATTATGAAG GTTTTCTTAACAAAACACTACAGAAATAGGCGGTTTAATGATCCAGATTTTTTCCTCGATTTTGAGGAGATTTATGTCATTGACTCAAAAACAAGGTCAATCACAAGAGCGAAAGTTGTG GTGAATGTCCCTGAAGGAAAGAAGAGGGATAGGAGGAACGACCTGCTGCTCATACGCGACGGAGGGGAGTCTTTCAGGATAACTGACAAG ACTCAAAGGGACGACGCGACCACCATCATCCAGAGGGAAGAGTGGAAGAAGTCGAGACAAGACGTGGAGAAGCACTTCCGTAAGCTCCGAGATTTTGACTACTCTAACTGGTTCTGA